The following are from one region of the Streptomyces changanensis genome:
- a CDS encoding acyl-CoA dehydrogenase family protein — MRRTVFNEDHEAFRETIRAFIEAEVVPVYDEWFAAGQAPRDFYYKLGELGVFGINVPEEFGGAGLDTHKFEAVLYEETARAGVIFGGSGVHVLLALPYLKMLATDEQKKRYLPKFVSGEEMWALAMTEPGTGSDVAGMKTTAKLSEDGTHYVLNGAKTFITGGVHADRVIVCARTSAPSAEDRRFGISLFAVDTKSEGYSIGRKLDKLGLRTSDTAELAFVDVKVPVEDLLGEEGKGFSYLGHNLASERWGIAFGSYAQAKAAVRFAQRYVTDRTVFGKPVAHFQNTKFELAACQAEVDAAEAVADRALEALDAGELTPAEAASAKLFCTEVAHRVIDRCLQLHGGYGYMNEYPIARLYADNRVNRIYGGTSEIMKSIIAKSMGL, encoded by the coding sequence GTGCGCCGTACCGTATTCAACGAGGACCACGAGGCGTTCCGGGAGACCATCCGCGCCTTCATCGAGGCCGAGGTCGTCCCCGTCTACGACGAGTGGTTCGCCGCCGGCCAGGCGCCGCGCGACTTCTACTACAAGCTCGGCGAGCTGGGCGTCTTCGGCATCAACGTCCCCGAGGAGTTCGGCGGCGCGGGCCTGGACACGCACAAGTTCGAGGCCGTGCTCTACGAGGAGACGGCCCGCGCGGGCGTCATCTTCGGCGGCTCCGGCGTCCACGTGCTGCTCGCCCTGCCGTACCTCAAGATGCTCGCCACCGACGAGCAGAAGAAGCGGTACCTGCCGAAGTTCGTCTCCGGCGAGGAGATGTGGGCGCTGGCGATGACCGAGCCGGGCACCGGCTCCGACGTCGCGGGCATGAAGACCACCGCCAAGCTCTCCGAGGACGGCACGCACTACGTCCTCAACGGCGCCAAGACGTTCATCACCGGCGGCGTCCACGCCGACCGGGTGATCGTCTGCGCCCGCACCTCGGCCCCCTCCGCCGAGGACCGCCGCTTCGGCATCTCGCTCTTCGCGGTGGACACGAAGTCCGAGGGCTACTCCATCGGCCGCAAGCTGGACAAGCTGGGCCTGCGCACCTCCGACACCGCCGAGCTGGCGTTCGTCGACGTCAAGGTGCCGGTCGAGGACCTGCTTGGCGAGGAGGGCAAGGGCTTCTCCTACCTGGGCCACAACCTGGCCTCCGAGCGCTGGGGCATCGCCTTCGGCTCGTACGCCCAGGCCAAGGCCGCGGTGCGGTTCGCCCAGCGCTACGTCACGGACCGCACGGTCTTCGGCAAGCCGGTCGCGCACTTCCAGAACACCAAGTTCGAGCTGGCCGCCTGCCAGGCCGAGGTCGACGCCGCCGAGGCCGTCGCCGACCGCGCCCTGGAGGCCCTGGACGCGGGCGAGCTGACCCCGGCCGAGGCCGCCAGCGCCAAGCTCTTCTGCACCGAGGTCGCCCACCGCGTCATCGACCGCTGCCTGCAGCTGCACGGCGGCTACGGCTACATGAACGAGTACCCGATCGCCCGCCTGTACGCGGACAACCGCGTCAACCGCATCTACGGCGGAACCAGCGAGATCATGAAGTCGATCATCGCCAAGTCGATGGGCCTGTAA
- a CDS encoding acyl-CoA thioesterase: MTASAQPLDDLLDLLDLERIEQDIFRGESRAAIVPRVFGGQVAAQALVAAGRTVPADRAAHSLHAYFLRPGDPGAPIVYTVDRIRDGRSFTTRRVVAVQHGQPIFHLSASFQVYEEGLEHQADMPPAPDPETLPTAAELLPRYADLFVHPDAMDRLLEARAAVDLRYVEEPPYGTAGVRREPRSQVWFRTVGKLADDPLLHVCLATYVSDMTLLDSVLLAHGRGGWAVGDVVGASLDHAMWFHRPFRADEWLLYDQESPSSAGGRGLGQARIYTQDGRLAVTVIQEGMIRVPRD; this comes from the coding sequence GTGACCGCAAGCGCGCAGCCGCTCGACGACCTGCTCGACCTGCTCGACCTGGAGCGGATCGAGCAGGACATCTTCCGCGGCGAGTCCCGCGCGGCGATCGTCCCGCGCGTCTTCGGCGGCCAGGTCGCGGCCCAGGCACTGGTCGCGGCCGGCCGCACGGTCCCGGCCGACCGGGCCGCCCACTCCCTGCACGCGTACTTCCTGCGCCCCGGGGACCCGGGCGCGCCCATCGTCTACACCGTGGACCGGATCCGCGACGGCCGCTCGTTCACCACGCGCCGGGTCGTCGCGGTCCAGCACGGCCAGCCGATCTTCCACCTGTCGGCGTCGTTCCAGGTGTACGAGGAGGGGCTGGAGCACCAGGCGGACATGCCGCCCGCGCCGGACCCGGAGACGCTGCCGACGGCCGCCGAGCTCCTCCCCCGGTACGCGGACCTGTTCGTCCACCCGGACGCCATGGACCGCCTCCTGGAGGCGCGTGCGGCGGTCGACCTGCGGTACGTCGAGGAGCCCCCGTACGGCACGGCCGGCGTGCGGCGCGAGCCGCGCTCCCAGGTGTGGTTCCGCACCGTCGGCAAGCTCGCCGACGACCCGCTGCTGCACGTGTGCCTGGCGACGTACGTCTCCGACATGACGCTGCTCGACTCGGTCCTCCTCGCCCACGGGCGGGGAGGCTGGGCGGTCGGCGACGTGGTGGGCGCGTCCCTGGACCACGCGATGTGGTTCCACCGCCCGTTCCGCGCGGACGAGTGGCTCCTGTACGACCAGGAGTCACCCTCCTCGGCGGGCGGCCGGGGCCTGGGCCAGGCCCGCATCTACACCCAGGACGGCCGCCTGGCGGTCACGGTCATCCAGGAGGGCATGATCCGCGTCCCCCGCGACTGA
- a CDS encoding type II toxin-antitoxin system VapB family antitoxin, with the protein MSNLYVEVDDDALSEAASILGTTTKKDTVNAALLEVAKRRRRLRALEELAAMGERGDFDVLLDKANYRR; encoded by the coding sequence ATGTCGAATCTCTACGTCGAGGTCGACGACGACGCCCTGAGCGAGGCCGCGTCGATACTGGGCACGACGACCAAGAAGGACACGGTCAACGCGGCCCTGCTCGAAGTGGCGAAGCGCCGGCGCCGCCTTCGGGCCCTGGAGGAGCTCGCCGCCATGGGTGAGCGCGGGGACTTCGACGTCCTGCTGGACAAGGCCAACTACCGTCGATGA
- a CDS encoding PIN domain nuclease, whose product MSPVTHLVDTSAAARILTDVRVRERWIDHLTEGVVGMCEITELEMLHSARSLADRLAKQDLLAELFNWSPVPDGVYQRAGAVQRALTERGEHRSAGPVDLLVAATAELSGLTVLHYDADFETVARATGQATAWVAPPGGL is encoded by the coding sequence ATGAGCCCGGTCACCCACCTGGTCGACACATCGGCCGCCGCCCGGATCCTGACCGACGTGCGCGTCAGGGAGCGCTGGATCGACCACCTCACCGAGGGCGTCGTCGGCATGTGTGAGATCACCGAGCTGGAGATGCTGCACTCGGCGCGCTCCCTCGCCGACCGCCTGGCCAAGCAGGACCTGCTCGCCGAACTCTTCAACTGGTCCCCCGTCCCCGACGGGGTGTACCAGCGGGCAGGCGCCGTGCAGCGGGCGCTCACGGAGCGCGGCGAGCACCGCAGCGCGGGGCCGGTCGACCTGCTGGTCGCCGCCACGGCCGAGCTGTCGGGGCTCACCGTCCTGCACTACGACGCGGACTTCGAGACGGTGGCGCGGGCCACCGGGCAGGCGACGGCGTGGGTGGCGCCCCCGGGCGGCCTGTGA
- a CDS encoding phosphatase yields the protein MPIPSRPALVEHLVRTRIAGDVATPRDNNLSHYRKLANGDRHYWLGLELGDRWTDEQDVLAVMAERCGVIDDPAHRAGQDTIDPELTVDALDRMAARLRKAAAARERVLFATGHPGALLDVHSRTAAALRAAGCDVVRIPGGLHADEGCVVQFADVAVFERGATLWHTHSPEPMNAVLDGLRAMDQPLPDLVVADHGWAGRAAQRGIDTVGYADSNDPALFVAEAEGTLQVTVPLDDHVVDPRFYEPMTQYLLNAAGLL from the coding sequence ATGCCGATACCCAGCCGCCCCGCCCTCGTCGAGCACCTCGTCCGCACGCGCATCGCGGGCGACGTCGCCACGCCCCGCGACAACAACCTCTCCCACTACCGCAAGCTGGCGAACGGCGACCGCCACTACTGGCTGGGTCTGGAGCTGGGCGACCGCTGGACCGACGAGCAGGACGTCCTCGCCGTGATGGCCGAGCGGTGCGGCGTCATCGACGACCCCGCCCACCGCGCCGGGCAGGACACCATCGACCCGGAGCTGACCGTCGACGCCCTGGACCGGATGGCGGCCCGCCTGCGCAAGGCCGCCGCCGCCCGCGAACGCGTCCTCTTCGCGACCGGCCACCCCGGCGCGCTCCTCGACGTGCACAGCCGCACCGCCGCCGCGCTGCGCGCCGCCGGGTGCGACGTCGTACGGATCCCGGGCGGTCTCCACGCCGACGAGGGGTGCGTCGTCCAGTTCGCCGACGTCGCCGTCTTCGAGCGCGGCGCCACCCTGTGGCACACCCACTCGCCCGAGCCGATGAACGCCGTCCTCGACGGGCTGCGCGCCATGGACCAGCCGCTGCCCGACCTCGTCGTCGCCGACCACGGCTGGGCCGGCCGCGCCGCCCAGCGCGGCATCGACACCGTCGGCTACGCCGACAGCAACGACCCGGCGCTCTTCGTCGCCGAGGCGGAGGGCACCCTCCAGGTCACCGTCCCCCTCGACGACCACGTCGTCGACCCGCGCTTCTACGAGCCGATGACGCAGTACCTCCTGAACGCGGCGGGCCTCCTGTGA
- a CDS encoding lamin tail domain-containing protein, with translation MHRAIRAAALATAALSLAALPSTGHAASTTGSLMLTHVRPNAAGADTKDGRQLNVNGEYFVIKNVTARAVNTGGYVPDITSNTYGRALPSYSLPAGARAYVHTGSGTNHRDSAGWHHIYRGYARHVLPNEAGTRNPDLRLKKPGSRDDNSTAGSLSACNWGSARDATTYAC, from the coding sequence TTGCACCGTGCGATACGCGCCGCCGCCCTCGCGACGGCCGCACTCTCCCTCGCCGCCCTGCCGTCGACCGGTCACGCCGCCTCCACGACGGGCTCCCTGATGCTCACGCACGTGCGGCCGAACGCCGCCGGCGCGGACACGAAGGACGGCCGGCAGCTCAACGTCAACGGCGAGTACTTCGTCATCAAGAACGTGACGGCGCGGGCGGTGAACACCGGCGGCTACGTCCCGGACATCACCTCGAACACGTACGGCCGAGCCCTGCCCTCGTACAGCCTGCCGGCGGGCGCGCGGGCCTACGTGCACACCGGCAGCGGCACGAACCACCGGGACAGCGCCGGCTGGCACCACATCTACCGCGGGTACGCCCGGCACGTCCTGCCCAACGAGGCCGGCACGCGCAACCCCGACCTGCGGTTGAAGAAGCCCGGCAGCCGGGACGACAACAGCACGGCCGGCTCCCTGTCCGCGTGTAACTGGGGCTCCGCCCGGGACGCCACCACGTACGCCTGCTGA